A section of the Metabacillus endolithicus genome encodes:
- a CDS encoding glutaredoxin family protein, giving the protein MNEKSYSLYSTKLSAMSGGKEVLDHHQISYLEKDVSKDLDARNTLINELQSTSTPTVTVDDAVVTGFDLQKLEKLLEIEN; this is encoded by the coding sequence ATGAATGAAAAAAGTTACAGTTTATACTCAACCAAGTTGTCCGCCATGTCAGGTGGTAAAGAAGTTTTAGATCATCATCAGATTTCCTATCTTGAAAAAGATGTTTCAAAAGACTTAGATGCAAGAAACACACTAATCAATGAATTACAATCTACTTCCACACCAACTGTTACAGTTGATGATGCAGTAGTAACAGGTTTTGATTTGCAAAAGCTTGAAAAATTATTGGAGATTGAAAACTGA
- a CDS encoding MBL fold metallo-hydrolase has translation MALTKKINDRITIIDTMDLGMQGRTSCYVLQDEKQVVLFEPSASPSVPHILEGLNELNIPFESIAFIIVTHIHLDHAGGAGLLLEKCPNAKLIVHPKGARHMIDPSRLIAGARAVYGESFDRLFHPVLPIAEDRIIIKKHLDTLELSNHCTLTFYDSPGHANHHFSIHDSVSNGIFTGDTIGVFYGVLSENNKEFYLPSTSPNQFDPEAMLRSAKMIENLNVSSIYFSHYGVSKNPNQVINELRKWLPRFLQTAQQTLTNKSFETIQQASKQVNIELENLVSQVLAEQKATLSNDVHDMVLLDLSVCAQGLVDYIYKLEHKK, from the coding sequence TTGGCACTCACAAAAAAGATTAATGATCGAATAACAATCATCGACACAATGGATTTAGGAATGCAAGGTAGAACAAGTTGCTATGTTCTACAGGATGAAAAACAGGTAGTCCTTTTTGAACCGTCAGCAAGCCCTTCAGTACCTCATATCCTAGAAGGACTAAACGAGCTAAACATTCCGTTTGAATCAATAGCCTTTATTATTGTAACACATATTCATCTAGACCATGCCGGTGGAGCAGGATTACTTTTAGAAAAGTGTCCCAATGCAAAGCTTATTGTCCATCCAAAAGGTGCTAGGCATATGATTGATCCCTCAAGATTAATTGCTGGTGCAAGAGCAGTCTACGGTGAAAGCTTTGATCGTTTGTTCCATCCAGTACTTCCAATTGCTGAAGATCGAATAATAATTAAGAAACATCTTGATACTCTTGAATTAAGTAATCACTGTACTCTAACCTTTTATGATTCTCCAGGTCATGCAAATCATCATTTTAGTATTCATGATTCTGTAAGCAATGGAATATTTACTGGGGACACGATAGGGGTTTTTTATGGAGTTCTATCTGAAAACAATAAGGAATTTTATCTACCTTCTACATCACCTAATCAATTTGACCCGGAAGCAATGCTTCGTTCTGCAAAAATGATTGAAAATTTAAATGTAAGTTCAATTTATTTTAGTCATTATGGAGTCAGTAAAAATCCAAACCAGGTAATTAATGAATTGAGGAAGTGGTTACCTCGATTTTTACAAACAGCTCAACAAACTCTTACTAACAAGAGCTTTGAAACCATTCAACAAGCAAGTAAACAGGTAAATATTGAATTAGAAAACCTTGTTTCTCAAGTGTTAGCTGAACAAAAAGCTACACTTTCAAATGATGTTCATGATATGGTATTACTTGATTTATCAGTTTGTGCTCAAGGCCTTGTTGATTACATTTATAAACTTGAACACAAAAAGTAA